The sequence TGGGCATATTCTCTTGAGTTATGGATAAGTATAACAATTTTTACATCTTCAGCACCTAATTTATTTAAATAATCTGCAAATGCCGCACTTTTGTCATCGCAGTCGCCGCAGTTATCTTTCCAAAATTGAGATGGTTTTTTAGGCACGTTAGATTTATAATTTGCTTTATAATGGACTTTTACAACTTTCTGGAAATATTTTTTAATATTTGAGTCTTTAGGATTTATATTTTTATCAGTATCCTGATTGGAGTTTTGAATATTTATTGGGCTTTTTAGAGGAGAATTATATTTTTGGACACTGTAACCTGTAAACAGGCCCATAAGAACAATAAGAATCAATATCAATAGATAATATTTTTTTTGCATGATGTAAAAATAAGCAGGATACTATTAAAATTATTAATAAATTAGTAATTGTTCTTAAATGCATTCGACCGATATACACATATCTTTAGCACTGAATAGTGTTATATTCGAATTAATTAAAATTTGGACGGTAAAAATAGGATTAAAGTTAATAAAATGTAAAAATAGATCATTTATCCAACGTTAACCCACAGGTGGAGAGACCTGTAAACTGTATTGTTGTCTGGTAATTTATATAGTAAGAATTCCAATTCCTGGTTTTGACCGTAAATGGACGGTGTAAACGTGAAAGGCTGCTGCCATGTTTCGTTGTTGGATAATGTAATATTGGTATCGTTTATGGTCTGGTTATTTAGTTTTATTATCATTTCATAGTTAACTGTGGAGTACTCGTGATTTACAATTCCCACTGTCACGTTTCCTGTTTGCCCCACTGTTAAATTTGTGGGGTAGTTGCTTGCTTTTCCATCTGGACCTAAAATGTAAAATTCTGTGAATTTTTCACCTTCCTTAGGGACTGCAATCACATAAGCTGTGGCAGAAATTGCAAGGATAATGGAAACTGCAAGGACGATTGATAAAATTCTATCTGTTCCCGATTCTCTCTTAAATGATTCAATGATCTTGTTGAAATAATACTTGAAGTTGACATTGAACCTCTCCTCTTCCGGCAGATTCCATCTCCTGATGTAAGCAGCAACACTCATAACCATAGTGAAAATTGATAGAGATATAAGTACAGGTTCTAATCTAATTCCAAATGGAGTATAATTTAATAAAAGCCCAATAAGAGGAGTAACTGCTATGCTTAAACCAAAACTGAGTGCAGTACGTTCAATTCCATCTAAATCATCTTTTTTAGGGAATAATGCAGCTATTAACGAATAACCTGGAATGAATAATATTAATAATATGCCTAAAATGACCCTGATAAATGTATCATTCAATACGGGAGTTAAAACAAAAACTATGCATAATGCAGTGATTAACCATACCAGTATAATATCTGAAGGAATAGCGATCCGACTTTCCTCTGGTAATTTAAACACTGGCTTTTTATCATGCGGTGCCTTTTGAGGACTTTTTGGCAGTGCAGATACTGAATTTTCAGTAGGTGATGTTGATTGTTTATTTCTAACTGCAATGGATTTTAAGAGTGCTGTACCCAAGTTGGATCGTTTTTGCACCTTTTTTTCTTCTCCTTCTTTTTCGGCTTTGCTTAATTTAGGATCTCTAATTTTGGAAAATACTGTTAATATAATTGTAAGGCATGCTAAAGCAGTGATAACATTTGCAGGGGAAATTTTTACAATACTGCTGAATGCTAAACACAGTAAAAATGTAACAATTGTACTTAAAATAAAACTTGATATTGCAAGCTTAAATTTAGATAAATGAGGATGAATGATGTTGATGATAGAATAACCTGATAAAAAGAACAGTAAAGGCAAAACCATAACAGACCGGATAATACTACCGCTTATTGAATTAAAAACCACGGCAATTACAGCAGCGAGTGTAAGGATAATTACCAGTAAAAAGCTGTTTGAAAATATTTTAGATCTACCTTTAGGGTTCAGTTTAAAATATTTTTCAGCGTATTTCAATCTGCCTCCGCAGCGGCATGATTCAAAGTCTTCTAAAGATTCTCCTTTTTTAAGGGTGTAGTGGCCGCCGCAGTTTTCACATACGATGTACTGGGGATCTTCAGCTTTAGGTTTTTTAGATTTCTTCTCCTTATGGGATTTTTTTTTCCTCTTCGGCTCCTTTTTAGACATGAAATTATCTTCAGCATACCTTAATTCACCGCCGCAGCGGCATGCTTCAAAATCTTCTAAAGATTCGCCTTCCTCAAGTTTGTAATAACCGTTACAGCTTTCACAGATCACATATCTATCTGGTTTCCTGGAAGCTATAACTCTCCTTATGTATCCAACTGCTGCAAAAAGTATAGTAAATAGTGCTATAATTATTAAGCGGTATCTAAAGGGAGTATTAGTGTAATGGATAGTTGAAATCAATATAAATGTGATAACCATACTTATGAGGATGCCCACTAAAATTTTAGTGATTAATCCACTTTTTTTAATGGATAATGCAGTTACAATGGAATACCCTGGTAAAAAGAACAGCAAAAGCCCGTATGGAATTAACACTATTATATATTTGTTTAAATGGGGGGTGGTGATACATACAATAGATATCACTGCCAGTAAAACTACTAAAATAATGTCTGTGTTATTTGGTCTTTTCATGCTGGTCTTCCTTGAATCAAGTATTATTAAATTTCAATTTGAATTAGTTATGTATTTAATATTAATTCATTGATATTTCCGTTATAAATACTCTATTCTTAATTTTTTAATATTTAGTATTAAATGAAAGATTTTTGCTTCCTATAAATATTTATGATCCAACCAGCAATTGAGATAACATGATACATAAAATATCTGATTTATCTGTGATTTCTGTCACAAAGGAAGCGGTTCACTGCGACGTGGAAGATGAAGTTGTAATTTTAGGTCTTAAAGACGGCGTGTATTACGGCTTAAATCCAGTAGGGGCATTTATATGGAATAATATTAATCAAGAACCGAAAACTATGGCTGAAATCCGTGATGCAGTCCTTGAAGAATACGATGTTTCAGAAGAAGTATGTGAAAAGGACTTGATGGAATTACTCACAGAACTTTCAGATAAAGGACTTATTGAAGTAAAATAAGATTTTGTTGATGTTATGGGGATAATTCATAGTTTTTTAAAATTAAGTTTTGAAGACAAATTTATTCTAGTTAAATCTTTCTTCTTACTATGGGTAATTAGAATAATGCTGTGGATACTCCCTTTTTCAGTTATTCAAAAGATCGTAGGTAAATTAACCGCAGTTTCAGGTGAATCTCACAACATTCCCCTTGAGAAATTGACATGGGCGGTTCCGGTTATGAGCAGATATGTGCCTAAGGCCACGTGTCTTACTCGTGCTTTAGCTGCGCAGATATTACTTGCAGGGCAGAATTATAACTCCAACCTTAAAATTGGAGTTTCTAAAAATAATGGGGAATTAGAAGCCCATGCATGGTTGGAAGCTGATGATAAGATAGTTCTAGGTGAATCAGAAGTTGAATATACTCCTATATTGAACATAGGTGAAAAATAAGATGAGCGCGATTACAGGGATATTCTATAGAGATGGGCGAAAAATTGACCCTGAACTAATTAAAAATATGAATGCTAGACTTTCACACAGGGGGCCAGATGGGTCTGCCGTTTGGTGTGAAGGATCAGTTGCTTTGGGGCATCAGATGCTCTGGACAACACCTGAATCTTTACATGAGAAACTCCCCTTTGAAGATGATGAATCAGGGCTTGTTATTACAGCTGATGCAAGGATAGATAACAGGGACGAGCTTTCAAAGGAACTGGATATTGAAGATAAAGAAGAAGTTTCAGACAGCTACTTTATTTTGAAAGCTTATTCAATGTGGGGTGAAGATTGTCCTGATAAGCTTTTGGGGGATTTTGCTTTTGCTATCTGGGATAAAAATGAGGAGAAGTTGTTTTGTGCCAGGGACCATATGGGAGTGAAGCCTTTTTATTATTATTTAGATGATGATATGTTTGTTTTTGGGACTGAAATTAAGGCACTTTTTTGTGTTCCAGGGGTTCCACGTGAGTTGAATGAAAAAAAAGTGGCGCTTTTCTTAATGAGAGATAGTCAAGATCAAGAATTAACTTTTTATGAAAATGTTAAAAGTTTACCATCTGCTCATTCTTTTACATTAAACAAATATAAAATCGTAAAAGAGAAATACTGGAAATTAGATCCTAACTTAAACTTAATAATGGATTCTGAAGAAGAGTATGCAAAAACTTTTCGGGATATATTTGCTGAAGCAGTGCGCTGTCGCTTAAGAAGTCATTTTCCTCTAGGATTTGAATTAAGTGGAGGACTTGATTCATCTTCAATTGTATGTATTACAAAAAAAATTTTAAGTGAAAATGAGGATATAAATTTGAAAATTAACACTTTTTCACAGATATTTGATGAAACTCCTGAAAGTGATGAACGATTTTTTATTAAAAAGGTGATAGATAAACATGAAATAAAAGCTAATTTTGTTAATGTAGATTTTATAAGTCCATTGGAGGATATCAAAACAGTTCTATGGTATCAAGATCAACCATTTTACACTCCACATATTACAAAACTAGTTAAATTTTATCAAAAAATTAATGAAGAAAGTATAAAAATAGTTTTAAGTGGTCAGGGTGGTGATCAAATTGTATCCCATGGGAACAATTATCTTCGAGAACTAGCATTAACATTTAGTTGGAAAGAATTAATTAAAGAGATAAATGGACGTTCTAGTAACTCTCATGAGAATAAATTTAAAATACTTCTGGAAAAAATTATTTTTCCTTCTGTTCCATATGATCTTAAAAAATTAATTAAATTATTTTTAAGGAAAAATGAAGATTTGTTTATTAATGAAGATTATTTAAAGAGTTTAGGTATTGATAACGTAGATTATAATGAAT is a genomic window of Methanobacterium veterum containing:
- a CDS encoding DUF1616 domain-containing protein → MKRPNNTDIILVVLLAVISIVCITTPHLNKYIIVLIPYGLLLFFLPGYSIVTALSIKKSGLITKILVGILISMVITFILISTIHYTNTPFRYRLIIIALFTILFAAVGYIRRVIASRKPDRYVICESCNGYYKLEEGESLEDFEACRCGGELRYAEDNFMSKKEPKRKKKSHKEKKSKKPKAEDPQYIVCENCGGHYTLKKGESLEDFESCRCGGRLKYAEKYFKLNPKGRSKIFSNSFLLVIILTLAAVIAVVFNSISGSIIRSVMVLPLLFFLSGYSIINIIHPHLSKFKLAISSFILSTIVTFLLCLAFSSIVKISPANVITALACLTIILTVFSKIRDPKLSKAEKEGEEKKVQKRSNLGTALLKSIAVRNKQSTSPTENSVSALPKSPQKAPHDKKPVFKLPEESRIAIPSDIILVWLITALCIVFVLTPVLNDTFIRVILGILLILFIPGYSLIAALFPKKDDLDGIERTALSFGLSIAVTPLIGLLLNYTPFGIRLEPVLISLSIFTMVMSVAAYIRRWNLPEEERFNVNFKYYFNKIIESFKRESGTDRILSIVLAVSIILAISATAYVIAVPKEGEKFTEFYILGPDGKASNYPTNLTVGQTGNVTVGIVNHEYSTVNYEMIIKLNNQTINDTNITLSNNETWQQPFTFTPSIYGQNQELEFLLYKLPDNNTVYRSLHLWVNVG
- a CDS encoding PqqD family protein — its product is MIHKISDLSVISVTKEAVHCDVEDEVVILGLKDGVYYGLNPVGAFIWNNINQEPKTMAEIRDAVLEEYDVSEEVCEKDLMELLTELSDKGLIEVK
- a CDS encoding lasso peptide biosynthesis B2 protein — protein: MGIIHSFLKLSFEDKFILVKSFFLLWVIRIMLWILPFSVIQKIVGKLTAVSGESHNIPLEKLTWAVPVMSRYVPKATCLTRALAAQILLAGQNYNSNLKIGVSKNNGELEAHAWLEADDKIVLGESEVEYTPILNIGEK
- a CDS encoding lasso peptide isopeptide bond-forming cyclase yields the protein MSAITGIFYRDGRKIDPELIKNMNARLSHRGPDGSAVWCEGSVALGHQMLWTTPESLHEKLPFEDDESGLVITADARIDNRDELSKELDIEDKEEVSDSYFILKAYSMWGEDCPDKLLGDFAFAIWDKNEEKLFCARDHMGVKPFYYYLDDDMFVFGTEIKALFCVPGVPRELNEKKVALFLMRDSQDQELTFYENVKSLPSAHSFTLNKYKIVKEKYWKLDPNLNLIMDSEEEYAKTFRDIFAEAVRCRLRSHFPLGFELSGGLDSSSIVCITKKILSENEDINLKINTFSQIFDETPESDERFFIKKVIDKHEIKANFVNVDFISPLEDIKTVLWYQDQPFYTPHITKLVKFYQKINEESIKIVLSGQGGDQIVSHGNNYLRELALTFSWKELIKEINGRSSNSHENKFKILLEKIIFPSVPYDLKKLIKLFLRKNEDLFINEDYLKSLGIDNVDYNESLKQFSSKKYHYHAINDAYDKTVFETTDRLVACSDIELRYPFYDKRLIEFCYALPTEMKLKCGWSRYILRIAMEDILPTEIQWRYNKTDLRPTYEKNFLLFEKSTLKKIIYDDNSIIKSYVNLKELQNIFERYNGNNHDLFEIWLVVLLYLWFLLQQKYLIN